The genomic stretch TGAAGAGCAAAAAGACTACTATGAAAGTGTAAAAATAGGTGAGTTCAAAAAAATTGAAGAAAATGTGCACCGAGTTAAACATAAAATTAGTATTTTGGGACTTGAGAAAAGTTACGAAATTTCTAATAAATTCGAACACAATCTTCGAGAATTAAATTTTAATGGTCAAGAAGACTTCGAAAAAATACTTGTAGCAATTTCTGAATATATAGAAACTCTATAATTTTTATGAATTGTATTATTATTGATGATGAAAAAATGGCTAGAACCATTTTAAAAACTTTATGCAATGAAGTTAAAGAATTAAATGTTCTAGAAGATTTTCCGAATGCTTTACAAGCAATCAAATATTTAAATGAAAATGCTGTAGATTTAATATTCTTAGATATTCATATGCCTGATTTTAATGGTTTAGATTTTATCAAAAGCATTAAAAATCCTCCAAAAATAATACTTACAACTTCAGATCCTCAATTTGCTATCGAAGCTTTTGAATATGATTTTATTATAGATTATTTACTAAAACCATTAGAGTTAGAACGTTTTAAAAAATCGATAGATAAAGCTAATAAAAAGGTTTTAACTACTTCATTACCTACATCAGAAAACAACCCAAAATCTTCTAATAATGAGATTGATAATGACTTTTATGTAAATATTGATAGAAGATTAATTAAAATAGATTTACCTAGTATTTATTTAATAGAAGCAAAGGGAGATTACATTAAAATTAAAACTGAAAATAAAGATTATACTGTACATTCTACATTAAAGAAAATAGAAGAAAAATTACCAGATTCTCTATTCCTTAAAATTCATAGATCTTATATAATCAATATTAAAAAGATAATAGATATTGAAGATAATAGTGTTTTAATTAAGAAAGATGTGGTACCTGTTAGTAGGTCTAAAAGACCTGAATTGATGAAAAGGTTAGATTTATTGTAATCTTTTATCTAAACTAAACTGATATTTGGTCTATAGTTTAGTTGTAAATAGCGAATAAAGTATATCAAATTTACCTTTATTACTATTTTTGTGGTATAAAATTATATCATGAAAAAATTGTTACTAATATTAATTTCTACTGCAATTACCTCGATAAATGCACAGAATAAAAATAGTTTAGACAATTTTATTTCTAATGAAGGATCTTTACATAAAAATACCACTTCCGTAGTTAATTATTTACCAAAAACTGGTGTCTTTAATTCGGAAACTACAAATATTTCTCAGCCGTCAGATTTATTAACTACTGCAAACGCAAATGAAATATTTATTGTAGACTATTATAAAAATAATAAAAAGGTTTCTACTGTATTAGCATCAAAAACAAAAGCGAATATATATGATCATTCAAAAGTAATATACGATAGATTTTATAATGATTTGTTAGAAGACATTACTATTTTAGAAACAAGAGGGCATCAAATTATTTGTTCTAAAATAAAAAGAGCTAACGGAAAAATTGAATATAGTTTGAATTTTTCTATAAGAGAAAATACTAATGAAAACGAATTATTTAGTTTTTGGAATAGAGATCAATATCCTACAGGAAAATATCAGAATTTTCAAATATGGGGAAGTTCTTATTTACAAGTAGAGTTTATTGCTAATTTTATTATTGATAAACAAACCCGACTAAACGGTTTAAAAAGTTTAAAAAACAAAGATATAATTCCCAATGTATTTGTAAAGTCTGGTTCTTATGCAAACGGACTATTAAAATTAATTATTATTAATAAAACTAGTGAAACTGCTGTTATTCTAAATAGTAATATAGCAGCTACAGAAATTTACAAGCATAAAAAAACATCTAAAACTATTGCTTTATTTGGTGCTTATACTGAAGTATTACAAATTGAAACAGGTATTTTATTTGACATCGGTTTTACTTTGCAAACTAACAATTCTGTTCAAAAAGATGCTTTATATTTAGCAGATGGCCCTTGGGGGTTGGATTATTTGAATGAATATGCAACTATCAACAACTTTAAAATAAACGTTAAAAATAAAAGTAATTCAGAAAAAGCTCATAAAGTTGATAGAAATGCATCTGTAACCGGAGAAGTTAAAGGAAACGTAAATCTATTTAGACATCTTTTACCAAGAGATCAAACTTTAGACGTAAAAAACTATAGTTTTGTAAATTTTGCATCAATAAATAATAAACCTGTAGAAATTGTAATAATGCAGGAAGATGGCAGAACTTGGGATAATAGATTAAGATACTCGATACCAGCAACATCAGAATTAAGAAATTTTAGTATTCCTTTTTCTGATTTTAAAGATGCCAATGGTAATTCTGCTGTAGTTACTAATATTAAAACAATTGTTTTTTCTGTTATAGGAGATTATACAAACTTTGTGCCTTTTGATATAGAAGTTAACGATTTGTCTTTCACATCAATTACAGTATTAAATCAAGAAGAACAGTTAAAAAACTCAAACGCAAAACCATTTAATTATCCTAATCCGTTTTCTAGCAATACAACCATGGTATTATCTTCTAGTTCTTCATATATAATTTTACAAGTGTATGATTCTTTAGGTAGAGTAGTAGATACTAAAAAAATAGATACAGATAGTACTCAATTGCGAGCAACTTATAAAGCGCCAAATTTAAAAAATGGTCAATATAAATATTTATTAAAGGACGAAAAAGGTAAAACCTTTTCGGGTACATTTTTAATAAACTGAAATTAAAAACATATAATGGGGAAATAGTAAAGGTGAAAGTTAGTTCTTTTGCATTTACTTTTTATAAATCGGTTTTTTTAGAAAAATCCATTTAAATCTTAAACCAAATTCTGTGTAAGTAAAACCTGTAGAACCTGCTGTTGCTACTGCAGAAGCAATGTTACTTTGTAAACCATAAATGTTTATCAAAGCTCGGTCAGAAAACTTGTATCCTAATTTTGCGTCGATTCTATAAGTACTTAAACTATCATCATCTTCAATATACTGCAAACCAGTTGCTGCGGTTAAACCATAAAACCATTCTTTATTCTTTGCTGCGGTTTCATCTTTTATCAAGTTTATAAATAATTCTACGGCATTAAATTTACTTGGACTAAAATAGTTACCTCTTTTTTCTTTAAATGATATATTTTGATAATTTACACCTGCTTTTACTGATGGTTTTGAAAAAATATTATAATATAAAGAAGTAAATAATAAATTTCTAGAATTTTCATCACTTTGCCAAGTATAATAATATTGGGTAAACCAACCTAAATTAAAATTAGTGTTTAAACTATAATTTGCAATAATATTATTCTGTACAATTTGATCATTTAATAAAGCAGCGTTAAAATTCTGAATATCTCTTTTGTAGCCAATCTCTAAGTTTTGTAGTTTAAAAGGCTTTATGTTTAAAGAAATATCTGTTAATAATTGTGTGTAACTTTCTTGTGCAGATTCTGATTTTGTAGCACCAAAATTAGCTTTTAAAGTTAAATTATTTAAAAGTTGATAAGAGGCACCTAACAATATATTATTAGTTGTTGCTTCTACTGCAGTTACACTATTTTTTGTTGTTCTGTAATTGTAATTTGCAAGTATTTTGAATTTTGTAGAAAAAGGAATTTCCGTTTTAAAATCAAATGCATTGGCTTTGTTGTTTCCATTATCATAAGAATATGAATATTTTGTTTCTAAATGTGGCGTAAAGCTTAAATCTAATTGTTTTATAAAGTTTTTGGCATCTTTTTGATCATCATAAAAAGTAAGAGTGTTTTCTGCACTTTTATAAGCCTTTGTGTAATATCCAGAGGCTTTAAAAGCATTTGCTTTTCCTAGGTTTCCATCAAAAGAAGCGCTATCTTTTTGTAAAATTGAATTATAATCGGCTATACTTTTCTTAAAATCACTTTTATAAATATTTAAAGTTGCTCTAAGTGATAATATCCAATTTTCTGGAGTAGAATTATTTTCTAATAATTTTTGAATTTCATTTTCTGCAGCAGAATATTTTTTATTCCAAATTAATGCCTGAATATATCTTTCTATTGTCTGATTTTTTAATGTTTTTGATGTATTCTCTTTGATGCTATTTAACGATTTCTCGCTAATTTTTAAAGCTGTTTTATCATCTTCTGCTAAATGATACGATAGAGCAATACCATTTAAAGAAGTTAATAAATCTGCAGGATTTTCTCCAATAATTTCATAAGTTTCTTTCGCTTTATCTGTTTGGTTAGAAATTAAATATAAGTTTGCAAGATTTAATAAAGTTTCTTTGTCATTTTTAAAAGTAACTAGGTTTTCTTTTAATAAAGCTTCTGCTTTTTTATATTCTTGGGTTTTTACTT from Polaribacter marinaquae encodes the following:
- a CDS encoding Hpt domain-containing protein; protein product: MEKPNLDYINQLARGDESIKKELIDVIKTEFPEEQKDYYESVKIGEFKKIEENVHRVKHKISILGLEKSYEISNKFEHNLRELNFNGQEDFEKILVAISEYIETL
- a CDS encoding LytR/AlgR family response regulator transcription factor, whose translation is MNCIIIDDEKMARTILKTLCNEVKELNVLEDFPNALQAIKYLNENAVDLIFLDIHMPDFNGLDFIKSIKNPPKIILTTSDPQFAIEAFEYDFIIDYLLKPLELERFKKSIDKANKKVLTTSLPTSENNPKSSNNEIDNDFYVNIDRRLIKIDLPSIYLIEAKGDYIKIKTENKDYTVHSTLKKIEEKLPDSLFLKIHRSYIINIKKIIDIEDNSVLIKKDVVPVSRSKRPELMKRLDLL
- a CDS encoding T9SS type A sorting domain-containing protein, giving the protein MKKLLLILISTAITSINAQNKNSLDNFISNEGSLHKNTTSVVNYLPKTGVFNSETTNISQPSDLLTTANANEIFIVDYYKNNKKVSTVLASKTKANIYDHSKVIYDRFYNDLLEDITILETRGHQIICSKIKRANGKIEYSLNFSIRENTNENELFSFWNRDQYPTGKYQNFQIWGSSYLQVEFIANFIIDKQTRLNGLKSLKNKDIIPNVFVKSGSYANGLLKLIIINKTSETAVILNSNIAATEIYKHKKTSKTIALFGAYTEVLQIETGILFDIGFTLQTNNSVQKDALYLADGPWGLDYLNEYATINNFKINVKNKSNSEKAHKVDRNASVTGEVKGNVNLFRHLLPRDQTLDVKNYSFVNFASINNKPVEIVIMQEDGRTWDNRLRYSIPATSELRNFSIPFSDFKDANGNSAVVTNIKTIVFSVIGDYTNFVPFDIEVNDLSFTSITVLNQEEQLKNSNAKPFNYPNPFSSNTTMVLSSSSSYIILQVYDSLGRVVDTKKIDTDSTQLRATYKAPNLKNGQYKYLLKDEKGKTFSGTFLIN
- a CDS encoding tetratricopeptide repeat protein, with the protein product MKYIFTTLFCVFFFSLNTLCQDMKEGFTYLETGKYKKAEVFFNEVLKDYPTNKTARLCYGRAVGLNGNSAKAVGIFTDLLKDYPADFEVKLNYAESLLWSKNYKDAKVYYEKLLQENDKSFAALLGYANTLSNLKEYENALINVDKALAVSPGNNNALVSKKYMRLGLSSAKVKTQEYKKAEALLKENLVTFKNDKETLLNLANLYLISNQTDKAKETYEIIGENPADLLTSLNGIALSYHLAEDDKTALKISEKSLNSIKENTSKTLKNQTIERYIQALIWNKKYSAAENEIQKLLENNSTPENWILSLRATLNIYKSDFKKSIADYNSILQKDSASFDGNLGKANAFKASGYYTKAYKSAENTLTFYDDQKDAKNFIKQLDLSFTPHLETKYSYSYDNGNNKANAFDFKTEIPFSTKFKILANYNYRTTKNSVTAVEATTNNILLGASYQLLNNLTLKANFGATKSESAQESYTQLLTDISLNIKPFKLQNLEIGYKRDIQNFNAALLNDQIVQNNIIANYSLNTNFNLGWFTQYYYTWQSDENSRNLLFTSLYYNIFSKPSVKAGVNYQNISFKEKRGNYFSPSKFNAVELFINLIKDETAAKNKEWFYGLTAATGLQYIEDDDSLSTYRIDAKLGYKFSDRALINIYGLQSNIASAVATAGSTGFTYTEFGLRFKWIFLKKPIYKK